A DNA window from Mastomys coucha isolate ucsf_1 unplaced genomic scaffold, UCSF_Mcou_1 pScaffold21, whole genome shotgun sequence contains the following coding sequences:
- the Hs3st4 gene encoding heparan sulfate glucosamine 3-O-sulfotransferase 4 isoform X4 encodes MPKTLDGQITMEKTPSYFVTNEAPKRIHSMAKDIKLIVVVRNPVTRAISDYTQTLSKKPEIPTFEVLAFKNRTLGLIDASWSAIRIGIYALHLENWLQYFPLSQILFVSGERLIVDPAGEMAKVQDFLGLKRVVTEKHFYFNKTKGFPCLKKPEDSSAPRCLGKSKGRTHPRIDPDVIHRLRKFYKPFNMMFYQMTGQNFQWEQEEGDK; translated from the coding sequence ATGCCTAAGACATTGGATGGGCAGATAACCATGGAGAAGACCCCCAGTTATTTTGTGACGAATGAGGCTCCCAAGCGCATCCACTCTATGGCCAAGGACATCAAACTCATTGTGGTGGTACGAAATCCAGTGACCAGGGCCATTTCTGACTACACCCAGACACTGTCCAAAAAGCCAGAGATCCCCACCTTTGAGGTGCTGGCCTTTAAAAACAGGACCCTGGGGCTGATTGACGCCTCTTGGAGCGCCATTCGAATTGGGATCTACGCTCTGCACCTGGAGAACTGGCTGCAGTACTTTCCCCTTTCTCAGATCCTGTTTGTCAGTGGTGAGCGACTCATAGTGGACCCCGCAGGGGAGATGGCCAAGGTTCAGGATTTCCTAGGCCTCAAGCGTGTTGtgactgagaagcacttttaCTTCAACAAAACCAAGGGATTCCCctgcctgaagaagccagaagacagcagTGCCCCAAGATGTCTGGGCAAGAGCAAAGGTCGGACTCATCCCCGTATTGACCCAGATGTCATCCATAGACTTCGGAAATTCTACAAACCCTTCAACATGATGTTTTACCAAATGACTGGTCAAAATTTCCAGTGGGAACAGGAAGAGGGTGATAAGTGA
- the Hs3st4 gene encoding heparan sulfate glucosamine 3-O-sulfotransferase 4 isoform X2, with the protein MRSDLETQPFLCTRSGGLRKKHLCPKFIQNVMPKTLDGQITMEKTPSYFVTNEAPKRIHSMAKDIKLIVVVRNPVTRAISDYTQTLSKKPEIPTFEVLAFKNRTLGLIDASWSAIRIGIYALHLENWLQYFPLSQILFVSGERLIVDPAGEMAKVQDFLGLKRVVTEKHFYFNKTKGFPCLKKPEDSSAPRCLGKSKGRTHPRIDPDVIHRLRKFYKPFNMMFYQMTGQNFQWEQEEGDK; encoded by the exons ATGAGAAGTGACCTTGAAACACAGCCCTTTTTATGTACAAGAAGTGGAGGTCTAAGGAAGAAACATTTGTGTCCTAAATTCATTCA AAATGTGATGCCTAAGACATTGGATGGGCAGATAACCATGGAGAAGACCCCCAGTTATTTTGTGACGAATGAGGCTCCCAAGCGCATCCACTCTATGGCCAAGGACATCAAACTCATTGTGGTGGTACGAAATCCAGTGACCAGGGCCATTTCTGACTACACCCAGACACTGTCCAAAAAGCCAGAGATCCCCACCTTTGAGGTGCTGGCCTTTAAAAACAGGACCCTGGGGCTGATTGACGCCTCTTGGAGCGCCATTCGAATTGGGATCTACGCTCTGCACCTGGAGAACTGGCTGCAGTACTTTCCCCTTTCTCAGATCCTGTTTGTCAGTGGTGAGCGACTCATAGTGGACCCCGCAGGGGAGATGGCCAAGGTTCAGGATTTCCTAGGCCTCAAGCGTGTTGtgactgagaagcacttttaCTTCAACAAAACCAAGGGATTCCCctgcctgaagaagccagaagacagcagTGCCCCAAGATGTCTGGGCAAGAGCAAAGGTCGGACTCATCCCCGTATTGACCCAGATGTCATCCATAGACTTCGGAAATTCTACAAACCCTTCAACATGATGTTTTACCAAATGACTGGTCAAAATTTCCAGTGGGAACAGGAAGAGGGTGATAAGTGA
- the Hs3st4 gene encoding heparan sulfate glucosamine 3-O-sulfotransferase 4 isoform X3 has protein sequence MLLQSGNVMPKTLDGQITMEKTPSYFVTNEAPKRIHSMAKDIKLIVVVRNPVTRAISDYTQTLSKKPEIPTFEVLAFKNRTLGLIDASWSAIRIGIYALHLENWLQYFPLSQILFVSGERLIVDPAGEMAKVQDFLGLKRVVTEKHFYFNKTKGFPCLKKPEDSSAPRCLGKSKGRTHPRIDPDVIHRLRKFYKPFNMMFYQMTGQNFQWEQEEGDK, from the coding sequence AAATGTGATGCCTAAGACATTGGATGGGCAGATAACCATGGAGAAGACCCCCAGTTATTTTGTGACGAATGAGGCTCCCAAGCGCATCCACTCTATGGCCAAGGACATCAAACTCATTGTGGTGGTACGAAATCCAGTGACCAGGGCCATTTCTGACTACACCCAGACACTGTCCAAAAAGCCAGAGATCCCCACCTTTGAGGTGCTGGCCTTTAAAAACAGGACCCTGGGGCTGATTGACGCCTCTTGGAGCGCCATTCGAATTGGGATCTACGCTCTGCACCTGGAGAACTGGCTGCAGTACTTTCCCCTTTCTCAGATCCTGTTTGTCAGTGGTGAGCGACTCATAGTGGACCCCGCAGGGGAGATGGCCAAGGTTCAGGATTTCCTAGGCCTCAAGCGTGTTGtgactgagaagcacttttaCTTCAACAAAACCAAGGGATTCCCctgcctgaagaagccagaagacagcagTGCCCCAAGATGTCTGGGCAAGAGCAAAGGTCGGACTCATCCCCGTATTGACCCAGATGTCATCCATAGACTTCGGAAATTCTACAAACCCTTCAACATGATGTTTTACCAAATGACTGGTCAAAATTTCCAGTGGGAACAGGAAGAGGGTGATAAGTGA